One window of the Amycolatopsis mediterranei genome contains the following:
- a CDS encoding CaiB/BaiF CoA transferase family protein has product MEPPPGPLSGLLVADFSRVLAGPYATMLLADLGADVVKVEGPQGDETRTWMPPVRGDVSTYYLGVNRGKRSIALDLRDEADAVVARELAARADILIENFKPGGLAKYGLDYETVRQANPGSVYASISGFGAGEGAHVPGYDLMVQAISGLMSLTGDPDGPPYRAGISVFDVMAGNHAVIGILAALRHRDATGAGQHVEVNLLSSALTGLVNHSSAYAAGGVVPYRMGNAHPSVFPYEPLPTADADLIVAAANDGQFRRLCEVLDLPDVPDDPRFARNADRTKNREELRPILVERLAKRGAVDWFDALTKVGVPCGPINTIDGGFAMAERFGLDPIVEVGDGDRAVPTTRHPIRFSATPAGYRLPPPELDEHGAELRAWLTEAADG; this is encoded by the coding sequence GTGGAACCACCCCCCGGCCCGCTGTCCGGGCTGCTGGTCGCGGACTTCTCCCGGGTGCTGGCCGGCCCGTACGCCACGATGCTGCTCGCGGACCTGGGCGCGGACGTCGTCAAGGTCGAGGGCCCGCAGGGTGACGAGACGCGCACGTGGATGCCGCCGGTGCGCGGGGACGTCTCGACCTACTACCTCGGCGTCAACCGCGGGAAGCGGTCCATCGCGCTCGACCTGCGCGACGAGGCCGACGCCGTCGTCGCCCGCGAACTGGCGGCCCGCGCGGACATCCTGATCGAAAACTTCAAGCCCGGCGGCCTGGCCAAGTACGGCTTGGACTACGAGACGGTCCGCCAGGCCAACCCGGGCAGCGTCTACGCCTCGATCAGCGGGTTCGGAGCCGGCGAAGGCGCGCACGTGCCGGGATACGACCTGATGGTGCAGGCGATCTCGGGCCTGATGAGCCTGACCGGCGATCCGGACGGCCCGCCGTACCGGGCCGGGATCTCGGTGTTCGACGTCATGGCGGGCAACCACGCGGTGATCGGCATCCTGGCCGCACTGCGGCACCGCGACGCGACCGGCGCGGGCCAGCACGTCGAGGTCAACCTGCTGTCTTCGGCGCTGACCGGGCTGGTCAACCACAGCTCGGCCTACGCCGCCGGTGGCGTGGTGCCGTACCGGATGGGCAACGCCCACCCCAGCGTGTTCCCCTACGAACCGCTGCCGACCGCCGACGCCGACCTGATCGTCGCCGCGGCCAACGACGGGCAGTTCCGCCGGCTGTGCGAAGTGCTCGACCTGCCCGACGTCCCGGACGACCCGCGGTTCGCCCGCAACGCCGACCGCACGAAGAACCGCGAAGAGCTCCGGCCGATCCTGGTCGAGCGGCTGGCGAAACGCGGTGCCGTCGACTGGTTCGACGCGCTGACGAAGGTCGGTGTCCCGTGTGGACCGATCAACACCATCGACGGCGGGTTCGCGATGGCCGAACGCTTCGGCCTCGACCCGATCGTCGAGGTCGGCGACGGCGACCGCGCGGTCCCGACGACCCGCCACCCCATCCGGTTCTCGGCGACCCCGGCCGGCTACCGGCTGCCGCCGCCGGAGCTCGACGAACACGGCGCCGAACTGCGGGCGTGGCTGACGGAGGCCGCCGATGGCTGA
- a CDS encoding citryl-CoA lyase yields MADPVYETALGASTTDKITLLGHDLAEDVMGTVGFGELAFWLATQRRPSKGETRVFEAVLAALADHGFTPTAIVTRLTYLSAPDSVQGALAAGLLGGGSRFLGVTEDCGRFLHDVLSEVDTRPAGDGEWDALALETVEKRRAEKKFVPGLGHHVHKDGDPRTPRLFAIADEEGLRGPHLELFAAIGRVHPRVLGKTLPLNGAGVCGAALADLGLPLELLRGFALLARTAGLIGQLAEELRHPVANDIFLSVDLNNRSVPPDPHA; encoded by the coding sequence ATGGCTGACCCGGTCTACGAAACCGCCCTCGGCGCGTCCACAACGGACAAGATCACGCTGCTCGGGCACGACCTGGCCGAGGACGTCATGGGCACGGTCGGGTTCGGCGAGCTCGCCTTCTGGCTGGCGACGCAGCGACGTCCGTCCAAAGGGGAAACAAGGGTCTTCGAGGCGGTGCTCGCCGCGCTGGCCGACCACGGCTTCACCCCGACCGCGATCGTCACGCGGCTGACGTACCTGTCCGCGCCGGACTCGGTCCAGGGCGCACTGGCGGCCGGCCTGCTGGGCGGCGGGTCGCGGTTCCTCGGCGTCACCGAGGACTGCGGCCGGTTCCTGCACGACGTCCTGTCCGAAGTGGACACCCGGCCGGCCGGTGACGGCGAGTGGGACGCGCTCGCGCTGGAAACCGTCGAAAAGCGCCGTGCGGAAAAGAAGTTCGTCCCCGGCCTCGGGCACCACGTGCACAAGGACGGCGACCCGCGCACCCCGCGGCTGTTCGCCATCGCCGACGAGGAGGGCCTGCGCGGCCCGCACCTGGAGCTGTTCGCCGCGATCGGCCGGGTGCACCCACGGGTGCTGGGCAAGACGCTGCCGCTCAACGGGGCCGGCGTCTGCGGCGCCGCGCTCGCCGACCTCGGCCTGCCGCTGGAGCTGCTGCGCGGGTTCGCGCTGCTGGCCCGGACCGCCGGGCTGATCGGCCAGCTCGCCGAGGAGCTGCGCCACCCCGTCGCGAACGACATCTTCCTGTCCGTCGACCTGAACAACCGGTCGGTCCCGCCGGATCCGCACGCGTGA
- a CDS encoding carboxymuconolactone decarboxylase family protein: protein MPHIPLDPQLPGIRSLMAFRPETAVPLNHLAQTLLRGPSSLTVGERELIAAVVSNGNECRFCHGSHAAAAAETLDGGRAVVDAACVGIDDAPVGEKMKALLRIALATRETGRAVTPELVAAARAEGVTDVELHDTVLIAAAFCMFNRYVDGLATVAPDDPAVYAQIGKVLAAEGYGR from the coding sequence ATGCCGCACATCCCGCTCGACCCGCAGCTGCCCGGCATCCGGTCGCTGATGGCCTTCCGGCCGGAGACCGCCGTCCCGCTCAACCACCTCGCGCAGACCTTGCTGCGCGGCCCGAGCAGCCTGACCGTCGGCGAGCGCGAACTGATCGCGGCGGTCGTCTCGAACGGCAACGAGTGCCGCTTCTGCCACGGCAGCCACGCGGCCGCCGCGGCCGAGACCCTCGACGGCGGCCGCGCGGTGGTCGACGCGGCCTGCGTCGGGATCGACGACGCACCGGTGGGGGAGAAGATGAAGGCGCTGCTGCGGATCGCCCTCGCCACGCGCGAGACCGGCCGCGCCGTCACCCCCGAGCTCGTCGCGGCGGCCCGCGCGGAAGGCGTCACCGACGTCGAGCTGCACGACACGGTCCTGATCGCCGCCGCGTTCTGCATGTTCAACCGCTACGTCGACGGCCTCGCCACGGTGGCCCCGGACGACCCGGCGGTCTACGCTCAGATCGGGAAGGTCCTGGCCGCCGAAGGCTACGGCCGCTGA
- a CDS encoding glycosyl hydrolase family 18 protein: MRRHRSFARLSVSLALAAFSAGSLVAAAGTAHAATPLPAHVFAPYFEAWTGESPAALAQQSGAKHLTMAFLQAATKGSCTVYWNGDTGMPISTGTFGADIATIRSRGGDVIPSFGGYTADNTGTEIADSCGGADSIAAAYESVITTYDVPRLDMDIEDNSLTNTAGIDRRNKAIKKVQDWAAASGRPLQISYTLPTTTRGLADSGLNVLRNAVTNGTRVDVVNMMTFDYYDNAAHEMATDTQTAANGLVSQLGALYPGKTPAQLWAMVGITEMIGVDDFGPAETFTTADAATVYDWAVAKGISTLSFWALQRDNGSCPGGAAADNCSGIAQDTWFFSHAFEPFTGGTSLPGNDFSLTTAPASAAVDPGGSVTATVTTAVTSGSAQQVTLSVTGAPAGITASVSPASVTAGGSATLSAGTTSAAVPGSYPLTVTGTAASGRHSTTFTLTVKGTPPAGGVVNGGFETGALSPWTAPGDAIVAAPAHSGTHALQVTPSASATGEAAQNVTLAPNHSYTLTAWVQGSYAYVGVRGGATASAWTSSSGWTRLSVPFTTGASGAVTVYVHGWYGQSAVYADDFSLG; this comes from the coding sequence ATGCGTCGACACAGATCTTTCGCCCGATTGTCCGTTTCCCTGGCCCTGGCGGCGTTCTCGGCCGGTTCGCTGGTCGCCGCGGCCGGCACCGCCCACGCCGCCACGCCGCTGCCCGCGCACGTCTTCGCGCCGTACTTCGAAGCCTGGACCGGCGAGAGCCCCGCCGCGCTGGCGCAGCAGTCCGGCGCCAAGCACCTCACGATGGCGTTCCTGCAGGCCGCCACCAAGGGCTCCTGCACGGTGTACTGGAACGGCGACACCGGGATGCCGATCTCCACCGGCACCTTCGGCGCCGACATCGCCACCATCCGCTCCCGCGGCGGCGACGTGATCCCGTCCTTCGGCGGCTACACCGCCGACAACACCGGCACCGAGATCGCCGACAGCTGCGGAGGAGCCGACTCGATCGCCGCCGCCTACGAGTCGGTGATCACCACCTACGACGTCCCCCGGCTGGACATGGACATCGAGGACAACTCGCTGACCAACACCGCCGGGATCGACCGCCGCAACAAGGCCATCAAGAAGGTCCAGGACTGGGCCGCGGCCTCCGGCCGCCCGCTGCAGATCTCCTACACCCTGCCCACGACCACCCGCGGCCTCGCCGACAGCGGCCTGAACGTGCTGCGCAACGCCGTCACCAACGGCACCCGCGTCGACGTCGTCAACATGATGACCTTCGACTACTACGACAACGCCGCCCACGAGATGGCCACCGACACCCAGACCGCCGCGAACGGCCTGGTCTCGCAGCTGGGCGCGCTCTACCCGGGCAAGACGCCGGCGCAGCTGTGGGCGATGGTCGGCATCACCGAGATGATCGGCGTCGACGACTTCGGCCCGGCCGAGACCTTCACCACCGCCGACGCCGCCACCGTCTACGACTGGGCCGTCGCCAAGGGCATCAGCACCCTCTCCTTCTGGGCGCTGCAACGCGACAACGGCAGCTGCCCCGGCGGCGCCGCGGCGGACAACTGCTCCGGCATCGCCCAGGACACCTGGTTCTTCAGTCACGCCTTCGAGCCCTTCACCGGCGGCACTTCCTTGCCCGGCAACGACTTCTCCCTCACCACCGCCCCCGCCTCGGCCGCGGTGGACCCCGGCGGCTCGGTGACGGCGACGGTGACCACCGCCGTGACGTCCGGCTCCGCCCAGCAGGTCACGCTGTCGGTCACCGGCGCGCCCGCCGGCATCACCGCATCGGTCAGCCCCGCTTCGGTGACCGCCGGCGGCAGCGCGACGCTTTCGGCCGGCACCACCTCGGCCGCCGTTCCCGGCAGCTACCCGCTCACCGTGACCGGCACCGCCGCCTCCGGCCGCCACAGCACCACCTTCACCCTCACCGTCAAGGGCACTCCGCCCGCGGGCGGAGTGGTCAACGGCGGCTTCGAAACCGGTGCGCTGAGCCCGTGGACCGCCCCCGGCGACGCGATCGTCGCCGCACCGGCCCACTCGGGCACCCACGCGCTGCAGGTGACGCCCTCGGCGTCGGCCACCGGCGAGGCGGCGCAGAACGTCACGCTCGCCCCGAACCACTCCTACACGCTCACGGCGTGGGTCCAGGGCAGCTACGCCTACGTCGGCGTCCGCGGCGGGGCCACCGCGAGCGCGTGGACCTCGAGCAGTGGCTGGACGCGGCTGTCGGTGCCGTTCACGACCGGCGCTTCCGGTGCGGTGACGGTGTACGTCCACGGCTGGTACGGCCAAAGTGCCGTCTACGCGGACGATTTCTCCCTCGGCTGA
- a CDS encoding dioxygenase, producing MQLVTEDNITELAAQRWASAHDPRTAEVLAAFVRHLHAFAREVRLSETEWMAAMRWLTETGRISDEKREEFILASDVFGLSMLVVQMNHAFDAKATPATVLGPFHIEGSPEKEFGGDMSDGLPGTPLYVTGTVRGLDGFPVVGAVLDVWQADEEGAYESQVADVDEARLRAKYTSRADGTYCLRTIAPKGYSIPMDGPVGALVRDTDISHFRPAHVHFLINAAGFEPLITHLFQEGAQYLDSDVVFGTKQELVVAFEPREPGPTPDGGESAQPWLEARYDFVLQPV from the coding sequence ATGCAGCTGGTCACCGAGGACAACATCACCGAGCTCGCCGCGCAGCGCTGGGCGAGCGCGCACGACCCGCGGACGGCGGAGGTGCTGGCCGCGTTCGTGCGCCACCTGCACGCCTTCGCCCGCGAAGTGCGGCTGAGCGAGACCGAGTGGATGGCCGCGATGCGGTGGCTGACCGAGACCGGGCGGATCAGCGACGAGAAGCGGGAGGAGTTCATCCTCGCCTCCGACGTGTTCGGCCTGAGCATGCTGGTGGTGCAGATGAACCACGCCTTCGACGCGAAGGCGACCCCGGCGACCGTGCTCGGCCCCTTCCACATCGAGGGTTCGCCGGAGAAGGAGTTCGGCGGCGACATGTCCGACGGCCTGCCCGGCACGCCGCTCTACGTCACCGGCACGGTCCGCGGCCTGGACGGCTTCCCCGTCGTCGGCGCGGTCCTCGACGTCTGGCAGGCTGACGAGGAAGGCGCGTACGAGTCGCAGGTCGCCGACGTCGACGAGGCCCGGCTGCGCGCGAAGTACACCAGCCGCGCCGACGGGACCTACTGCCTGCGCACCATCGCGCCGAAGGGGTATTCGATCCCGATGGACGGCCCGGTCGGCGCGCTCGTCCGGGACACCGACATCAGTCACTTCCGGCCCGCCCACGTGCACTTCCTGATCAACGCCGCCGGGTTCGAGCCGCTGATCACGCACCTGTTCCAGGAGGGTGCGCAGTACCTGGACAGCGACGTCGTGTTCGGCACGAAGCAGGAGCTGGTGGTCGCGTTCGAGCCGCGCGAGCCCGGGCCGACGCCGGACGGCGGCGAATCGGCGCAGCCGTGGCTCGAAGCGCGGTACGACTTCGTCCTGCAGCCGGTGTGA
- a CDS encoding quinone oxidoreductase family protein, whose translation MRAAEVRTAGQPPVVAERPEPAPGPGQVAVRVTAAPITPLDLLCASGTSYFGVPATPYVPGVQGVGVAAGAPVWFATAAGMRPGDGSMAECAVAASADVVALPEGADHALVAALGLSAVAAWMCLTGKGELAAGETVLVLGAGGVVGQSAVQLARVAGAGRVVACARSDAALARARRLGADGTVRLEDGEDAEALAQRLGAVAGPVDLVIDPLCGLPAAAALRTLRPGGRLINLGSAAGEVCPVPSAVLRSRSLRIHGYTNNELTTDERREALLTVVAQTMAGALTAGYERAPLQDAARAWSSPGRVVLVP comes from the coding sequence GTGCGCGCGGCTGAGGTCCGGACGGCCGGGCAGCCCCCGGTGGTGGCCGAACGGCCGGAGCCGGCTCCCGGGCCCGGTCAGGTCGCGGTGCGGGTGACGGCGGCGCCGATCACCCCGCTCGACCTGCTATGCGCGTCCGGCACGTCCTACTTCGGCGTGCCCGCCACGCCCTATGTGCCAGGAGTACAGGGCGTCGGAGTGGCAGCGGGGGCGCCGGTCTGGTTCGCCACGGCGGCGGGCATGCGCCCGGGTGACGGCAGCATGGCCGAGTGCGCCGTGGCCGCGTCCGCCGACGTGGTCGCCCTGCCGGAGGGAGCCGATCACGCCCTCGTCGCGGCGCTCGGGCTGTCCGCGGTCGCGGCGTGGATGTGCTTGACGGGCAAGGGAGAACTCGCCGCGGGTGAGACGGTGCTGGTGCTCGGCGCGGGCGGCGTGGTCGGGCAGTCGGCCGTCCAGCTGGCGCGGGTGGCCGGAGCCGGCCGGGTGGTGGCGTGCGCGCGGTCGGACGCGGCGCTGGCGCGGGCCCGCCGGCTCGGAGCCGACGGCACGGTCCGGCTCGAGGACGGCGAAGACGCCGAAGCGCTGGCACAGCGGCTCGGCGCGGTGGCCGGGCCGGTCGACCTGGTGATCGACCCGCTGTGCGGGCTCCCGGCCGCGGCGGCGCTGCGCACCCTGCGCCCGGGCGGACGGCTGATCAACCTCGGCAGCGCGGCCGGCGAGGTGTGCCCGGTCCCCTCGGCCGTCCTGCGCAGCCGGTCGCTGCGCATCCACGGTTACACGAACAACGAACTCACCACCGACGAGCGCCGCGAAGCGCTGCTGACCGTGGTGGCGCAGACGATGGCGGGCGCGCTGACGGCCGGCTACGAGCGCGCCCCGCTGCAGGACGCGGCCCGGGCGTGGAGCAGCCCGGGCCGCGTCGTGCTGGTGCCCTGA